Proteins co-encoded in one Salvelinus sp. IW2-2015 linkage group LG17, ASM291031v2, whole genome shotgun sequence genomic window:
- the LOC111976872 gene encoding transcription factor-like 5 protein: MSMSVACKTINVSPACKTIHVSPALGQYNPDSVEVIMSQNGCVPNDQSQILGTELNLMEMTEVEYTHLQHIIQSHMEAQAAGPEGSGDARFNTTVFTVENSAPQPTNCEAEYPAKSPPNTPPDAMSTSTDEQQYILGSLNQGGQVDIKEIKMVLVSDGNVIPGERTPTTCGEVPGSVLAKVRSAVDATQERGLEAYNNGSTQLLSRPNPPARVRLEKRFNCAPCDISRQQDVQSAALSNFLTMLHQSNEAQEAAMHPQPQKWVRSDRGNPIELSYPYGSMFNPIAGARQGYGNVPHMLDPNKHQGLIIPKNFTFSYRQDKMPDKVPCVNSPNPTEEKVWVKVEDDAVAKPAKRGRTRGTCAVKTSGVVTDSVEGRATGGAGAKKRGGPPVESSQRRERHNSKERDRRRRIRFCCDELNVLAPFCNHETDKATTLQWTTAFLKYVREVYGDSIKQEFQGTFCGKTGQRLKPSSASGQVMVRQETAEPSSTPQASEQ; encoded by the exons ATGTCGATGTCCGTGGCATGTAAAACCATTAATGTGTCACCTGCTTGTAAAACCATTCATGTGTCACCTGCATTGGGGCAGTACAACCCAGATTCTGTCGAGGTGATCATGAGCCAAAACGGGTGTGTTCCAAATGATCAAAGCCAGATTTTAGGCACTGAGCTCAACCTGATGGAGATGACAGAAGTGGAGTACACCCACCTTCAGCACATAATCCAGTCACACATGGAGGCACAAGCGGCTGGTCCAGAGGGATCTGGAGATGCCCGGTTCAACACTACCGTATTCACCGTGGAAAACTCTGCACCCCAACCTACAAACTGCGAAGCAGAATACCCAGCCAAGTCTCCCCCGAACACTCCACCTGATGCTATGTCAACTTCAACTGATGAGCAGCAGTACATTCTCGGCAGCTTGAACCAGGGTGGACAGGTTGACATCAAGGAAATTAAAATGGTATTGGTCAGTGACGGGAACGTTATACCTGGAGAACGGACCCCCACCACTTGCGGTGAAGTCCCCGGCTCCGTTTTGGCTAAAGTCAGGAGTGCAGTGGATGCGACCCAAGAACGTGGCTTGGAAGCATACAACAACGGTAGCACACAGCTATTGTCCAGGCCCAACCCACCCGCCCGAGTTCGCTTGGAGAAGAGGTTCAACTGCGCCCCCTGTGACATCTCCAGACAACAGGACGTGCAATCAGCAGCTCTTAGCAA TTTTTTGACAATGCTTCATCAATCTAATGAGGCGCAAGAAGCAGCAATGCATCCACAACCACAGAAGTGGGTGAGGTCAGATCGGGGCAATCCTATTGAGCTGTCATACCCATATGGTAGCATGTTCAACCCCATCGCTGGCGCCCGTCAA GGATATGGGAATGTCCCTCATATGCTTGACCCCAATAAGCATCAAGGGTTGATCATTCCAAAGAACTTCACATTCAGCTATCGGCAAGACAAGATGCCTGACAAAGTTCCATGCGTCAACAGCCCCAACCCAACAGAGGAGAAAGTTTGGGTGAAGGTGGAAG ATGATGCTGTGGCGAAGCCTGCTAAACGCGGTAGGACCCGTGGAACATGTGCTGTCAAGACCTCTGGCGTTGTCACAGACTCAGTGGAGGGAAGAGCAACTGGAGGAGCAGGCGCAAAAAAGAGAGGAGGGCCGCCAGTGGAAAGTAGCCAgcgcagagagagacacaacagcaAGGAGCGGGATCGCAG GAGGAGGATCCGCTTCTGCTGTGATGAGCTGAATGTGCTGGCGCCATTCTGTAACCACGAGACGGACAAAGCCACCACCCTGCAATGGACCACCGCCTTCCTCAAGTACGTCAGAGAGGTGTACGGGGACTCCATCAAACAG GAGTTCCAGGGCACGTTCTGTGGCAAGACTGGTCAGCGGCTCAAGCCCAGCAGTGCCTCAGGCCAGGTCATGGTCCGCCAGGAGACAGCAGAGCCATCTAGCACCCCACAGGCATCGGAGCAGTAA